The genomic interval CGAACTCGGCACGGGCAATGGCTTCGACAGGATCGAGGCTTGGCTTCATCTGCTCAGCCGTGCGCCAGTACCTGCAGCTGCGACTCGGCCTCATCGGTCTCCGAGTCTCTGATATCGACCACGAATGAGGCTTCGCGCCGTTGACGAATCTGCACCAACATCGCCACGTACCAGGCGATGACACCGTCCATCGCGATGTGGGCGATGAGCATGGCTGTGGACCCGCGCCAGATCGCAACCGCGAGTGTCGTGAGTGCGATCGCACTGAGGATGATGAGGGCACGGCGTCTCCGAACGAGCACTCGGCGTCTCGTGAGCATCGGTTCGATCGTCGTCCCACTTCCGACCGCAGTGAGACGCGCGGACAGTCGCGTGAACTCTTGTGCCGATTCGGCAGGTCGCTCCCTCCGAGAGGTGAAGACCGAAGGCAACAGGAAGGCTGCCCACACCCCTGCCAGCACGAAAATGACAATTACTGCCGTTGCTTCCACGTATCCGCCCGTCGCTACACCCTGAGCCTAGGTCACCGGGCCCACCTCCGACAAGTTATCAACAGGAGAGTACGGCATGCCCGGGTCCACGGAGGGTGGTGAACTCAGTGTCCGGCAGGTTCGTCGTGCAGCAGTGCAATCGCATGACCGAGCGCGGGAGCGACCACATCGAGGGATTCCCTTACCGCTCCGACGGATCCCGGCAGGTTGATGATGAGGGTCGATCCGGCGATTCCGGCGACACCTCTGGACAGCATCCCATGAGGATTGCTACCGAACGTCGCCGCACGAATGGCCTCGGCGATCCCCGGCGCGAAGCGATCCACAACGCTGCGTGTCGCCTCCGGTGTCAGATCTCTCGCCGAGAACCCGGTGCCACCTGTGGTGACAATGAGGTCGAACCCTTCCTCAACGGCCCCCTCGAGAGCACCCCGCACGGAGGAGACGCCATCGGGAACCACCCGCAGCTCGGTCGAGAAGCCGAGCGTCCCGAGACGCTCTACGGCCGCCGGACCGGAACGATCCTCGGCCTCGCCACGGCTAACTCGATCGCTCACGGTGAGAACGAGACCCTTCACCGTCGCCACTCTCCGGAGCGGCCTCCCGATTTGGACAGCAGCCGGACTCCTGTGATCTCAACACCCCGCTCGACACCTTTGACCATGTCGTAGAGCGCGAGCGCCGCGACGGCCACTGCCGTCATCGCCTCCATCTCCACACCGGTCCGATCGCGAGTCTGCACCCTGGCCTCGACACGTGCGCCCTCGTCGTATTCGGATACCTCGACGGAGACCGACGTGAGCGACAACGGATGACACAGCGGGATGAGATCGGCGGTGCGTTTGGCAGCCATGATGCCGGCCAGACGTGCGGTCGCCAGCGCGTCACCTTTCGGCAGTTCCCCTCCGAAGAGCTTCCCCCTCGTTTCGGATGTCATGTGCACGACCGCCTCGGCCATGGCCACGCGGTCGGTGACCTGCTTGTCACCCACGTCGACCATGTGGACGTGTCCCTGCTCATCGAGGTGTGTGAACTCTTCACTCATCGAGGGCCTCCATGGTACGGGTCTCCGGCCACCTGAACATCTCGAGTGTCACCACATCGCCGGCTTCCAGATCGGCGACGCCGACGGGAACCAGGGCGAACGCGTCGGCATGCGCCATCGCCGACAGGATGTTTGACGACTGCCCACCGGCGAGCTCGGCGAACAACGCATCACCTTCGATTCTCGTCCGCACCCGCAGGAAGACGTCTTTGGTCGGATTCGTCGACACGGCCTGGGCAATCCGTCCGAGCACCTGCGGCCGAAAGAGATCCGTGGCCCCCATCATGTGAAGCAGGGCAGGCCGGACGAACTGCTCGAACGACACCATGGCCGACACGGGATTACCGGGCAGACCGAACAGGGGCGTCCCTTCGATCCGCCCAAAGGCAAACGGCTTGCCCGGCTGCTGCGCGACTTTCCAAAAC from Actinomycetota bacterium carries:
- a CDS encoding MogA/MoaB family molybdenum cofactor biosynthesis protein: MKGLVLTVSDRVSRGEAEDRSGPAAVERLGTLGFSTELRVVPDGVSSVRGALEGAVEEGFDLIVTTGGTGFSARDLTPEATRSVVDRFAPGIAEAIRAATFGSNPHGMLSRGVAGIAGSTLIINLPGSVGAVRESLDVVAPALGHAIALLHDEPAGH
- the moaC gene encoding cyclic pyranopterin monophosphate synthase MoaC, which translates into the protein MSEEFTHLDEQGHVHMVDVGDKQVTDRVAMAEAVVHMTSETRGKLFGGELPKGDALATARLAGIMAAKRTADLIPLCHPLSLTSVSVEVSEYDEGARVEARVQTRDRTGVEMEAMTAVAVAALALYDMVKGVERGVEITGVRLLSKSGGRSGEWRR